A stretch of the Porifericola rhodea genome encodes the following:
- a CDS encoding 1,4-dihydroxy-2-naphthoyl-CoA synthase, which translates to MSQANWKTVKEYEDITYQKADGVARIAFNRPNVRNAFRPKTVGELYEAFLDAREDTSIGVVLLSAEGPSTKDGVYSFCSGGDQNARGHQGYVDEAGMPRLNILEVQRLIRFMPKVVIAVVPGWAVGGGHSLHVVCDLTLASKEHAIFKQTDADVTSFDGGYGSAYLAKMVGQKRAREIFFLGRNYSAQEAYDMGMVNAVIPHEELEDTAYEWAQEILEKSPTSIKMLKFAFNLTDDGMVGQQVFAGEATRLAYMTEEAKEGRNAFLEKRKPNFKDIKWIP; encoded by the coding sequence ATGAGCCAAGCAAACTGGAAAACCGTTAAGGAATACGAAGATATTACCTACCAAAAAGCTGATGGGGTTGCCCGTATCGCTTTTAATCGTCCGAATGTACGTAATGCCTTTCGCCCTAAAACCGTAGGTGAGCTGTACGAAGCATTTCTGGATGCCCGCGAAGATACTTCTATAGGTGTTGTTCTACTGTCGGCAGAAGGACCTTCTACTAAAGATGGGGTATACTCATTCTGTAGTGGTGGTGACCAAAATGCCCGTGGCCATCAGGGCTACGTAGATGAAGCCGGTATGCCTCGCCTAAACATCTTAGAGGTACAGCGACTTATCCGCTTTATGCCTAAAGTAGTTATTGCGGTAGTGCCTGGTTGGGCTGTTGGAGGAGGGCATAGCCTGCATGTGGTTTGTGATCTCACACTGGCCAGTAAAGAGCACGCCATATTTAAACAGACCGATGCTGACGTAACCAGCTTTGATGGGGGGTATGGTTCTGCTTATCTGGCTAAGATGGTAGGGCAGAAGCGTGCCCGTGAAATTTTCTTTCTGGGCAGAAATTATTCAGCACAGGAAGCCTATGATATGGGGATGGTGAATGCTGTTATCCCTCATGAGGAACTGGAAGATACGGCTTATGAGTGGGCGCAGGAGATACTTGAAAAATCACCTACCTCTATAAAAATGCTAAAATTTGCTTTTAACCTGACAGATGATGGCATGGTAGGGCAGCAGGTATTTGCCGGAGAGGCTACCAGACTGGCATACATGACCGAAGAAGCTAAAGAAGGGCGCAATGCTTTTCTGGAAAAGCGTAAGCCTAATTTTAAAGATATCAAGTGGATACCATAA